One region of Carya illinoinensis cultivar Pawnee chromosome 8, C.illinoinensisPawnee_v1, whole genome shotgun sequence genomic DNA includes:
- the LOC122274277 gene encoding TPD1 protein homolog 1-like: protein MSPMAAIITKNSFLVLISLSLIIGLVHCQCSLEKIGITQTDTGATIHNKPEWKVTIHNVCPCSVLHLKLACSGFQTVEDIDPSVLSISNGECLVNNGQPIYPSTTFSFTYAWDTSFPFTPLYSDVACS, encoded by the exons ATGTCTCCAATGGCTGCCATCATCACCAAAAATTCATTCCTAGTTCTGATCTCTCTGAGTCTGATCATTGGCCTAG tccattgccaatgctctctGGAAAAAATTGGGATTACCCAAACTGATACCGGAGCTACAATTCATAATAAACCGGAGTGGAAGGTGACAATTCACAATGTCTGCCCTTGTTCTGTATTGCACCTGAAATTAGCTTGCAGTGGTTTTCAAACAGTGGAAGATATTGACCCTTCAGTCTTGAGCATATCCAATGGCGAGTGTCTTGTCAACAATGGTCAACCCATCTATCCTTCTACTACATTCAGCTTCACCTATGCTTGGGATACTTCGTTTCCTTTCACACCATTGTACTCTGATGTTGCTTGTTCTTAA